From Onychostoma macrolepis isolate SWU-2019 chromosome 05, ASM1243209v1, whole genome shotgun sequence:
taatacacacacaacacTAACTACAAACAGGATTTTTCTGGAGATTGTTCTGCTCTTGTTTTCTCTGTAATGGTTTCACGGCTTTTGGCAGCTCTTAGTGTCACTATGTTTCTGCGCATGTGCCGTTCCTCAAGCATGCTGTAAATTCATAACAACCCTGCAATCAATATCCGCATGCAGTAATACGCCGCTTACGTATGCAAAGAAGCTCCGCACCTCGCTTTGAATTTACAGAGCAAATCAGGCTTTTCTTAGCAAACTCGTTAATCTTATTTAGGATATTTAGAGCGCATATACATTAGTGAAGTAAAGGAATGGAAATCATATTTCAAATCTGCCTTTCAGTACTCACAGGTCATCGTTACAGATTGTTAACTTGATTTGTGGCCTGAGCTTCCGGGCACCTGCTGTTTTATATCCACCCCGCcggcacatttattttcaacacTATGATATGATGATGCGTTTCAAAATATTAGCAGATTTAGAATGGATAATATCTTGGACAGAATTTAAGACTTACACTTACACACTTACAGATgagcgcgcgcgtgtgtgtgtgtgtgtgttaaaaagAGGCAGGAGATGCTGAAGGACTCCAGGCTGCCATCTTTACTGTATGCATGCAAGTGGATTTAGTTTATATTGCTCGTAAACCCAGCATGACTGAATAACTGTATGATTGCTACTCGTGGTACGAAAGAACCTTGCAAATCACACTGCCATTGAATTCCTGGccttgcttttatatgaatagttcacccaaaaatgaaaatgttatgaaaatgtcctcatcttcaggccatccaagatgtagatgagtttgtttcttcatcagatttggagaaatgtagcattccatcagtgaatgggtgccgtcagaatgagagactaaacaactgataaaaacatcacaataatccacaagtaatccacaccacaccagtccatcaattaacatcttgtgaagccaaaagctgcgtgtttgtaagaaactccataatccataataaaaaaatctatctcCTCGTCTTCTCACATCAAAACCCACCCACATTTTTGTTTGGAACTGTTTTGCACTGTTATGATTTGTAAATGgtacttgatctgtgcagatttctctcctgattcagaccagacaatttttttcactggaggaagcattattatggattatggacttgcaTTTCAGAtgaaagcaatggtttgaagttaaaaacaccataatgatggatttgtgtctcacaaacatgcagcttttggcttcacaagacattaattggtGGACTGAGGATGTGTGGATGACTTGTggattgttgtgatgtttttatcagctgtttggactctcattttgacggcacccattcactgcagaggatccattaatgagcaagtgatgtaacgcttaatttctccaaatctgatgaacaaacaaactcatctacatcttgggtgACCAGAGGGTGAGGACATGttcagctatttttattttatttatttttttgatgaactattcctttaaaagatGCACAGCAGAAGCACAGCGTTGATGACATGGCTTTGGTTTGTTTGGAATATGATGCATCCACTTTCATCTGGTCCTGTTTCTCTAGATGACTCTATCACCCGACGGTCCTCACAAAGAGACATATGTGCAGACCATTGATGTTCGCAGCCCTTAAATgcacaatcatttaaaaaagctGGACATTCCACTCCAGAATAATATATAGTTTTGATCTGCTGTGTGCTCCTCACAACACAAGGATCTTCAAGTGTCTCTTGCTGAGCTCAGAGGACGTGCTGTTTCCTGCATGTGTGCGATGAGCTGAAGCTCTGCCACCAGGACGCACACGCGGGGGCAAATGCCACAGAGCTCTATTAAAGCCTGATTGAAATGGCCCTGTAAGTGGGCCCCAGGTGCATTAACACTTTAGCAATTTACTGAAATCGAGTGAAACAAGAGGCACAGCTCAGAGACAAGAGCTGAAATGCTCAGACTTGAGAGAGACGCTCTATTGAGGTGTATTGGTAGGATGCTAGTAGGTCTGAGTTTCTGAGAGTATCAAAAGGccagttgtgtttgtgtgtgtgtgtgtgtgtgtgtgtgtgtgtgtatgatggGTCATAGATGCTACCAAAGGACAATTAAAAAAGTGACCAACTGATCATGTAATATTATCCATGATCAACTAACATCATTAGTGTAATTGTTATACCATCATTGTTTGATATGATGTCTGATATGAaagtataaaatacatattaatttGATCTGTATTACAGGGAGTTATCTCTGATGTACACAACaacatatttacatgtatgtCTTCTGGTGTATCTGTGGTACCTTTTTATCCTTTTGTCAGTAATATCTATAACAATAGCAaacttgttatttatttatttaatttttgctttacatttgaataatcataatttagaagAAACCTGATTTAGGCAGAAAGGCATgtcatcactttttacagtgcagaaaacaaacctttctctaatgtgtttgtttgtttgtagtaGATGAAGTTGTTGGAACATcatttttggtttaaattttaATGACAGTTTTAATGACAGGGATCCTTTTGTGCCAAGCTTGTTGAAACAGGCTTAAGATGGAAGGTTAAATTAAGGTTATTAAAAATCAAAGCAGAAAGTATGCTCTTATGACTTTCAtccacaacaaacaaataaaacagacggacggacggacggacggacggacggacggacggacagacagacagacagacagacagatagatagatagatagatagatctctGTTTTATATGTTTGTGGTGgttgaaaggttttttttttttttttttaatagtcttAATTTAACCTTCCAAGAACGTGGCTTTGTTCGATAATCTTATAAGGACTTCAACAGAACGCTCTTAAATGATAATTCTTATGTTTCTTTTGTCATATAAAATGAACGACCCTGAATCGTCCGTCACTGGAAACAGACGTCGTTCGCAGTCTTTCCGCCCGTGGGTCGCGATGGTCCCGGGATGTTTTTATCTCCAGTCTCTGACCGTGTCAGATGGACACGTTCCGTTTGAGATGCTCGGGAGGAACGTTTGACTCGGAGACACGCGTGAAGGCGGGGTGGGGTGCAGTGGGTGGGGGTGTCGGTCGGTGTGTTCACGCCTCTGTAGGAACTCCTTCAGCACCGcggacagagacacacacacacacacacacacacacacgtgacgCGCTCCGCTCCTGCGCTTTTGTGATGCTAAACAACTGCAGGTCATCAGGATTCCTCCTCCCTCAGACCTCCTGAACAACACAGCGACTCAATCTAGACATTTGAAAAGTTGTAGAGCCCCGAAACACCGAGGAACCGCTGCCCGGGCCGTTTTCTGTGAATTATTTTGTTGGGCcgctcttatttattttatttttcaccacCCATTTTAGACAGTCCTATATTGTTTTtcgttttaatagttttatcttattagtttattttcatttgcgTCAGAATGTTGCTAGAACATCCGGGATCAAGCTGTCAAAATGCTGGGAATTACAACAGATACAGTTCGACTCAAGGTAAGAGAGCTATTTCTCTACATTATATTATGGCAGATTCCTTTGAGCTGTTATACATAGAAATCGACTAGAAAACTGACAAGCTCCCGATGAGCTTTGACATGTCATAGAAAACACAAGAGCAACGGTACTTCTTTACAAAATATAGACTACTATTAAAGCCTGTAATATTTATCATATAGGCTACGCGTCGTAGACGGCTCGTTTGAGTGGAAATTgtcaatgcattttatttctcaCTCAAAGACGGATAAATGTTCTTATGCACTACataataaattaactttaatattttttacttaataAGTACGGCCTAATGTCACTGGGTATCCACTTAAGACCCTGAAAGAATTTTATTCCCGACTTCTTTAAATGTCAGTAGCCTATTAGTGCATTCGAAATGATCAACGCTATCTCAcggcaattcgtacatattttacgaggtggctaattctaACACATTTTAACGTCTAAAGTACCGTTTGCTTCAGCTCAAGAGCCCTACACAGCTAAAGCAGTTAAGGAGAAGTAAATGGCTCTTCGCTGAACCTCAAGAACTGAAGAGTGTTTGGTGGATGAAGCGTTGCTTTGAAGGTCAAGCGTTTCTGGAGTTTCTGCATTAGACACATACACGTAAAACTGATAGTCTTGAAAAAGTCGTCTTTATCGACAAACTAACAACTGTTCCTGCTCCGAACATTCGCCCGTCGGACGCCGTATGAATATGTAATGAGCCACATTGTTAGCGCGTGGAACAGATGTGAAGCGCACGTTGTCACGGTTGTCATGAGAGACCCACGAATGGACCGGAGCTCCGTCCGCGAGACCAGCAGGTATCGGGTTTCCCTCAACAGGTGCAGACCCGGTTTAGGGCTGTTCTGGAGAGTTAAACCTGGAgtataatatttatgtgttttctCAACACATTCTGTCTTTGAGACGCGAGAGGCTTGGTTTTCTTGTCATGTTACACATATGTTGATAATTATTAATTAGGCTATTATAGTAACAATACGTAGCCTAAGTATTAGCAGctctacaaattaattgttcgGTAAGTTGTCACTTAGGCCTCTGTACATAAGCAGTAAAATTGTCACTATCAAATATAGcaacctttaaaaaatatttaaaaataatcaaatgaaaCAAGTGATGTTGTTATAGAGCTGTCAAAATGACATGGTCAAAAATAGTTGTCAAAAAATCGTGCTTTTCCCGCCCCGCCTTCAGTCGTGAGATTTTGTTACATCAAAGGTGAACAGGTCAATATgacataaaaatgataaagcTGAAAGTAAGGAGGAACATTGCGGCACCTTTCGCCGATATGTGCTTCATAAAGTGTGGAAATCCAAGCAAATGTGGCATTGATTTTGAGTTTATCATGCGGCGGCCGCAGTGGCACTAAAGCTGATTTCCCCAGACACAGCAGATCAGTGTCAATAACATTCATCTGGAGCTTGAGCAGCTCGATCAGCATTTCACACAACTGTCCTCTCTTTCCTACAGCAAACAGTTGTCTGACCCAAATCGATGTTGAGAAATGGAATGATCTGGATTTAAAAGTTCACCGTTTATGCGCATCTCAAAAGGACATGATTCATTTTTGCTTTGTAGAAGCAAAAGCATTGCGCCAAACTACAGGTTGATAAAAAGTGCATTGATCAGAAACCGATTCATTTGTATTGTTTGCGTTGACACCATGCATGTGAAGCACTTTCTACAACTGGCCATGTAATAATTCATTCGTTTTGAAATTGGCATATACGCCTATTTAAGTTTAGTATCTGTTTGCATCGGTGTCAAGATTTCGTGTCCAGCAAAAGTAGATACAACTGCATCATTCAGCTGAGAATAGAAAATAAGAAGACTAGCGGAGAAATTGTTTGATTTAAATGACGCCAATTTCATCGTGTGTGTCTATCGAAAATAATTCAGACATTGATGTTTACTCTAATTAGACTTTTTACTTTACTGCTTCGatgtgcaaaatgcattttctcATTGCATGCATTAGAAACGTGTCAGTACGCATATTTCTAGTCTTTCTTGTGTTTCTTCTTTAATTGCAAATTTAGTGGGTGTATTTTGCCAGTATGCTTTACGCACTGCTACAGGGTGTATTTTGAATACTTCAGATCTAGATCAAGATGGGGAGTTGACAGGTGCGCATGTTTATGAGATGGACACACACacctgcttttgggaaacacagtCGCCATCGTTCACCACTAATTGTTGCTAGTTGAGGGCATCATATGACACATTTATGGAAAATAGCGTGAAGAATATGTGTGTCTCTCGCGCAAAAGAACTAAAAGGATTATGTGGACAGTGGATATTTTGTGGACGTTTCTCACAGAAACTCTGTTGTGCTGGTTTTGTCCAGGTGATGCTCATCTGTTTTATCAGTCGCCGGAGTAACGGGGCGGCGTTTCTTTTGCGCATCAAGAGCCACAAGACGCAGAAAGTCGCCGCGCGATGGATGTGTTTCTGACACGCGCGCGTCTTCTGCCGATTCTGCGCTGCATGTAACGCTTAGATAGTTGTATTATCGCACGCGTTTTGTCTTTCTTTATCGGAATAATGAAAATGGAGCAGAATAAGGCTCGGGATTCGCCGAAAGAGCCGTCCTCTCATCACACGGAGATGCTGCTGGCTTTACTCACGCAGAGAGAGGAGTTACGGAAAGGTACAGCCGACATCAGAACACGGAAGAAACTTACAGATCAATTCAGATCTAGAAAAATATGAAGCACCTCAGAATATTAGTCCAATCTTGCGTGAGTTGCACATTTGCTGAAAGCTTGTAATTTAATTATCCTTAAAAATGCACGTTAGGTGACTGTTGTTTAATGCTCTCTGTCTTTAAGTTTAATAGATGATTTGTAATTGTGGAGTAGATCTTCTCTCAGTAAAGTTTATTTCTCCTGCATGCGTAACGCTTTTCGTGCCGCTCTAATGCTCTGGATTAGGAATGATTGTGTTTCTGTGGGATTAAATCTTAAACAGAGGCTCACAACAACATATGTCTGCGTCTTTCTGTTTCCACAAAtcggcaacatttctcattttggaCTTTGACGCGCATGAAAGATAGATATTAAGGTGCAAAATCGGGGTTTGATTTGTATCTACGTGGAAAGTCCTTGGTGTGCAAATAGGCTGCATTTTAGAAAACGAAATAAAACGAAAACAATACGATGAGTGTTGagaaataatgacaattttccaGAAACAGCCCGTCATTCTCAGCGAAGGCTGCAGGAGGACAGAAACTATTTCAGACGCTATGTTTGAACTAAAAATGTGAGATTTCTGCCCTTTATAGACTAATAATTAGAGCTGTAGGTTGCTTGAATAATTGATAGGTACTCGTGCACCTGTTCATGACGTGTGTGTTGATGTCAGAGAAGTAGCTTCACGCTCAAAGACACTTGATTTGCCAGATAAAACGCGCCTCGGCCTTATTTATtgaattgttattgttattaataagaAAATCTAAGAGGATCGTGGTTTGATTGAATTTTAATCAGAATTTGACCAAATATTTTAGAGTAAAGAAGATGTCATCAAATGTGTGTTTTCTGGATATTTATGGCAGTCATATGGCTACAGTGAACTGTTATTTAAGGACACCCACAGAGCAAGCGGGTTCGCGAaatttagtatttattcatcaaCATAAGCACATGAAAACTGCTGTTTTGAGcacaacataaatattaatattaatgttaatagtgtagctatttattgttattgttatatttgttCATGTAGTTTAGTGTAATGGAAAGGGTGTTGCTTTTTGTTCAAGTTTTTTATAAAAGCTTTTTAAACAAAGACAGACTTAAGATTTACATCATAAATACTTAAGTACACAATactaaataaacacattaaagtTCTCAGTTTTACGTTGTTAAAGAGAATGATTGCTTTAATAAAAGCTCGCCTGTTTACCGGTGTAGTTTACTGTGACCTTGAGTTGCATTGTGATTTATCACGAGACTGTGCTTACATGATGTAatgttgtataataataataataataataataatttaaagattgttattattattattattgttatgatTAGGCCTAttcatataataatagtaataggctactacctaataataacaatacagcaaaaaattcgaattattaatcatttaataataataataagtattacGCTTAAATGATCTTTATGTCTGACATTATAGCCTATATCTGGTACACTTTTACAGCTCTTTCAAtgagctttttttctttctttctttttcatacgTAAAAACGGAAGGCGCAATCACGTCTTTGGGGAATATCTTTGGGGACCTTTGCTCTTCATTCCTCCAATACGGcttatttgtaataaacaaccagacgaaaaaaaaaaaaaagaacgacTTGTGTGGtgatttgtaatatattatatatatatatgtatatgacttaatgttaaataaaaccacactgaaaaacaaattaaattcacATCATATTCAAAGCACGAATGCAAGCGACGTTCATCACTTTATCGCCgtcatcttttaaatgtttttttaaaaaaaatgaccactgtttttttttattattattattcgcAAAAAGGTTCATGATGCATTTCATTCTGATACAGTATTTGATATTAAACgctttcttgtttgtttgtttgtttttctacttGCAGATATTCCAGTTTGCGCGGGCTGTAACCAGCACATAGTCGATCGTTTTATCCTGAAGGTTTTGGATCGACAGTGGCACAGCAAATGTCTGAAATGCAGCGACTGTCAGTCTCAGCTGGCCGACAAATGCTTCAGTCGAGGCGACAGTGTCTACTGCAAAGACGACTTCTTCAAGTCAGTCCTTCATGTTTCAGCACTTGCATGGTTTCATATCGTTCACACTCACGCTTCTGGTACCATCTGACCGGTGTTTGGCCGTATTTTGCCTGCAGGAGATTCGGGACCAAGTGCGCTGCGTGTCAGCAGGGCATCCCGCCGACACAGGTGGTCCGGAGGGCGCAGGACTTCGTGTATCATCTGCACTGCTTCTCCTGTATCGTATGTAAGAGGCAGCTGGCCACAGGTGATGAGTATTACCTGATGGAAGACAGTCGACTGGTGTGTAAAGCCGATTATGAGACCGCGAAACAGAGAGGTACATGCACACGCGACATCTTTGTTTATTCAGcagatgtttatttttgtaagagAAAATCAGAGAAGTTAGGCTACCTCAAGCGCAGTTTTGTATGAGCAGGCACAGTTCCCTAAGTCTtaattgttttacttctttCATTCGATGACCTCGCATTGATTGGCCGCTTTTAACTCTGAGCTTAATCTCGCTGGTCGTGGGCTCGTCCATAAACATTTGACCCGGCTCAGGTAATTGCGAACTCGCCAGCCTCCAAATCGATAAGTGCCAACGCCGTACAGAAGCGTTCTAGTGAGCCCTGAACACACGCACTAGAGCTGATCTATGGAGCCAGAGACACAATCTGCATTCAGGGCAGTTTTCAGCCAGATTCAGCGCTTTAATACTGGACAAATCGGACTGCGTTGTGATTTATTTGGAAATGGAGTCTGGAAAGGCCCTTATAGTGTCATCCGCTGAGTAGATAAACTCACGTTACACAGCTCATCACTAAATATAGTGCATTCTAAATGTTCAAAACATGCGTTTCAGTTTACATCCAATCGAATAGAATTGAATAGAatagacatttcaaaataaaggcCCCAAAAGGGGGTTTTCGAAACAGTGCCgcataaaaacaatttttggttccccaaagaacctttagcttaaaaaatattttttttcttagtaaaGAACATTTAGTGCAAAAGAAACATTCGTAGAACCATCTATGAAAATAAAGaacttttttaaagaatagaaaaCGGACATttttagaatagaatagaatagatgATAAAAAGAGTATACATCTCGAAATAAGAATAGATTCTAAtgtctataaaaaataaattcgattgggaaattaaaatatgtttctTATATTACAGAGACGGAACGCTCGTTGTGAATTATTTAGAAACGGGGTCTGGAAGAGACCCTGAGCGTCATTCATTGAGCAGATAAACTTACATTACACTGAATAACTGCATTCTAAATGTTTAATACAGGCCTTCAGTGCCTTCACCTCACCGACGCTCAGATTCGAATAGAATAGAACGAATAATGTGCAATTGTTTGTGTAAAGATATTACAACTTGACTTGTATTCGTTTaacctataataataataatatagttttgACTGGAATAAAGTTAGATATTATTTGAAATGCGTTTACATTTGTAGACTGATTGTAGAATAAGAAATAAATTCGTTTTATAAATCGAAATATGTTTCTTATATTACAGAGGCGGACTCGACAGCAAAACGCCCGCGCACAACAATCACCGCCAAACAGCTGGAGACGCTGAAGAACGCGTATAATAACTCACCGAAACCCGCGCGCCACGTGCGGGAACAGCTGTCGTCGGAGACCGGCCTCGACATGCGGGTGGTGCAGGTAACAGCTACACCTACATCACACCTACAGCTCATTCTCAACACAGCAAATGTGCATTACAACAGAACTACACCGCGAAAACGTGCGGTTATTTATCTCAACCTTAAAAATGCAACTTGTGGTTTTTCCGTGATATTaaatatgaccctggaccacaaaactagtcatacgtagcacgggtatatttgtagcaatagccaacaatacattgtatgggtcaaaattgtcaaaatgatcaaaatttaatttattttatgccaaaaatcattagcatattaagatcatgttccattaagatattttgtacatttcctaccgtaaataggctatatcaaaacttaatttctgattaataatatgcattgctaagaacttcatttgggcaactttaaaggagattttctcaatatgtagatttttttacaacctcggattccagattttcaaacagttgtatctcagccaaatattgtcatatccaaacaaaccatacataGCTAATATCGACTTGGACGTAGGCCTATTTTCATAGGACATCCAATATGTATATCGGAATAATATATAGGCAATATTGTTCCCTGTGATATTTTCACGCTATTATTCACAAAAGAAATGTATTCAAGTATCATCTGTTTCATACAATTCATGTATTATTTCCTATTATTTACGTTATTATTTATAGTGTCACTGAATCGCACAGAAAATGTCCAGATTATCAGAATATCTTAATGCGCCACATAATCACTATACGATTTTAACGGTTGTTTCCTTTTTGTTTCTGCTTTGGGCTCATGTCAGATAGAAAtagctttttactttttttacaacaactttttacagtgataccTCAAAATTTTGTAAGATCAGCAACGGTGTGAAATTAACCCATGTCTCTGCGCAGGTCTGGTTTCAAAACAGAAGAGCAAAAGAGAAAAGACTGAAAAAAGATGCAGGTAGACAGAGATGGGGACAGTACTTCAGAAACATGAAGAGGTCACGCGGGAGCTCCAAATCAGATAAAGACAGCACTCAGGAGGAGGGCATGGACAGCGATGCTGAGGTCTCTTTCACGGGTATGTTTGCTCCCAAAACCCTATATGACTAATGTGTGTATTAAAAACTTTCTCTGAACCAAGGACCAATTCATCACCCCAAAATGTTCATGAATGATTTtcaattttttcaattttttttttttgcttttaatcaaatattgCAACTTCAAAGCCAGTCTAATTAAAAGCATAGAACtggttattaaataattttctgaAAAGCTTGTTtagaaaataaattgaaaaatttaGACCTCGTATACACTGTATGCCAGTTTTTCCTTGAGATTTTTGGTTGAAATTCTGGCACCCATCACAAACAGCCACACTCTCTTCAAAATTAAGGTTCCAGAAGGGGCTTTTCACAGCAGTCTCACAGAGCCCCACAGATCCCCAAAGAAtcttttagtttaacagttcttaaaataaccttttttcttagtgtaaagaacattttagtAATCTAAAGAATCTTTTTCCACTTTAAAGGAACCATCGATGGCAATACATGAAAGAGTGTggatatgtttaaaataattgaatttttgTGCATTGAACAATCCACCACTCACTTTACTTTTTTTCCTTCGACATGTTCTACATGCAGATGAGACACCCATGTCGGAGCTGGGTCACTCCAATGGCATTTACAGCAGTCTGAGTGAAAGCTCTCCGGCTCTGAGTCGTCAGGCTGGAGGTCATCCGCCCTTCCCGCTGGAGCATGGTGCCATCATCCCCTCACAGGAGCAATACCACGACATCCAGGCCAGCAGCCCCTATAGCCTCCCGCAGTCTCCAGGCTCACTACAGGCCCTTCCCAGACACCAGCCCCTCATCTCCAGCCTGGTCTACCCAGAGTCTGGCCTGCCCATGGTGGGTCAGAGCGGAGGCCAGAACATTACTCCGGGGGTTCGCATGATGGCCGGAGGAAACGGGCCGAGCTCTGATTTGTCTACGGGAAGCAGTGGTGGGTACCCGGACTTCCCTGCGAGCCCAGCGTCCTGGTTGGATGAAGTGGATCATGCCCAATTCTGATAGTTTTGAAGATGCTCATTTGGAAAGAGACCTAGAACAGATCTCCACCAGTGGACAGGGATTACAAAGCGGATGAAGTTTGTATCTTCTATAAAATTGGTTAGCGATGGACCCAAGACTTGAACTGAAAAGTCTCACCAAGGCTTTGAACTTCTGGTTGGTTCAACAAGGACACACATTGAGTGGGGAGCTTTCAGCAACTATTGGAGCTCTTCACCATCTTTTACCTAGACCATGACTTTTAATTATATGACAATGCaaagattttattttcttcttcaaGATGAGAATTCAAGTCAGTTACAGTAAGGCAGAAGTATGGTGCACCAAGAAAAATGAAATCATCCATCGTTGCTGTTACTGATGTGTATAAATGTGATATCACCAGTTTGGTCCAAGTGTCTGGTCGTTGCCAAATGTCTATATACATTGTATAACATTTTATCAATGTggagtctttatttttatacaaccTCCTTGGACGATATGATCACAGAGACTTTGTATGTTTCACAACAGAGATAGACAAGTTGTAGTTGTTGTCTCTTTCTATTCAGTAGGAGTTCCTCtatgcatttgtgtgttttcagaCGTGTCTCGTTCATTTCACTGTGTTGGAAACGTTTGGCCGAGGCGCTGTGGCTCCTGTATGTgttatgtgaaaaaaaaaatgttttatgtctTATTTATTCTCTCTGATGATGGTTAAGTCATAAAGGTCTTTAATAAATTTGTCAGTGAAATCCTCAAGTAACCATCGCTTCCTGGCAGAGCTCTTTAAGGCTGTGGgcttgtgtttttatttcttcatttactAAAAGGATGCAAATTTCTGTGCCGTTTATAGCCTCCCCATTGTTCTGCGCTCTCTAAAGCGGAGGAGCGGCCATCTGATCCGGGAAGGTTTCTCCAGTGGCTCGTTGGCAACGAGAGCGTTAGAACGGGCTTggatatttatttctttttttccgaGATTAATCACATCGATCTTATATCAGGGCACAGATAATGGACCCGGATCTGGCTGAGTCGGCGAATCGCCGGTCTGGCTTGTGACCAGAGGCGTATCAAGAGTTCAACGCCTCTTTAGCAGAGAAATTCGAGGCGGACGCTACTGCAACATGTCGATTTGGAGATAAGTGTGCCAT
This genomic window contains:
- the lhx3 gene encoding LIM/homeobox protein Lhx3 isoform X2, which codes for MLLEHPGSSCQNAGNYNRYSSTQDIPVCAGCNQHIVDRFILKVLDRQWHSKCLKCSDCQSQLADKCFSRGDSVYCKDDFFKRFGTKCAACQQGIPPTQVVRRAQDFVYHLHCFSCIVCKRQLATGDEYYLMEDSRLVCKADYETAKQREADSTAKRPRTTITAKQLETLKNAYNNSPKPARHVREQLSSETGLDMRVVQVWFQNRRAKEKRLKKDAGRQRWGQYFRNMKRSRGSSKSDKDSTQEEGMDSDAEVSFTDETPMSELGHSNGIYSSLSESSPALSRQAGGHPPFPLEHGAIIPSQEQYHDIQASSPYSLPQSPGSLQALPRHQPLISSLVYPESGLPMVGQSGGQNITPGVRMMAGGNGPSSDLSTGSSGGYPDFPASPASWLDEVDHAQF
- the lhx3 gene encoding LIM/homeobox protein Lhx3 isoform X1, which codes for MEQNKARDSPKEPSSHHTEMLLALLTQREELRKDIPVCAGCNQHIVDRFILKVLDRQWHSKCLKCSDCQSQLADKCFSRGDSVYCKDDFFKRFGTKCAACQQGIPPTQVVRRAQDFVYHLHCFSCIVCKRQLATGDEYYLMEDSRLVCKADYETAKQREADSTAKRPRTTITAKQLETLKNAYNNSPKPARHVREQLSSETGLDMRVVQVWFQNRRAKEKRLKKDAGRQRWGQYFRNMKRSRGSSKSDKDSTQEEGMDSDAEVSFTDETPMSELGHSNGIYSSLSESSPALSRQAGGHPPFPLEHGAIIPSQEQYHDIQASSPYSLPQSPGSLQALPRHQPLISSLVYPESGLPMVGQSGGQNITPGVRMMAGGNGPSSDLSTGSSGGYPDFPASPASWLDEVDHAQF